In a genomic window of Meleagris gallopavo isolate NT-WF06-2002-E0010 breed Aviagen turkey brand Nicholas breeding stock chromosome 1, Turkey_5.1, whole genome shotgun sequence:
- the LOC109363695 gene encoding UPF0606 protein KIAA1549-like, translating to MDSKVHQSISGSTTQMALAKSTLESQESNFLQTFLSSVTTPIDVTSFNQEEMVRISEGRSTPLINFSVTSSEAFLSDDKFISPFPKVQWTPPLKSSAILTDHHSVNTAELPRETLETPLLTPSLSVFSSPYDILRTAQQKTPLSAVLDYSTSLTELEPFVPDSGILTASRHLPLHPSDTEAGFSPEHDVGSGDYAETLSFTASEVQGITLSTTVIADKYELEEPTPEVFDTSFPSRPVVSFSSRFAEIPASSLFLLSTVDTALDDRKPASSPSYHELLSETSLDISAVQFSLPVTGTVSLAPNTHVEHPATSSVLLESVTIASHAVASLAVSPTTWLESPELKPSESVFLFDKISTREELSLNISDFSPKLLSTPFLIEPSYLLLSSAVLTSHSVMQSDFSTLLPQTLLSGTPVLSEDVSSWDLATAVSSATDSELSLFSVGQTSYFYSNTFSVPGVYVPEIMPSSSFLSNSSVFLESPSVLLVGSEAMFTSVVPGATSQLEPSPSSLQSVAPTLVLPSSDTGPLRSSVLLDETNLISVFTTFPTTPVLNVSSSLLSTGLASDEDIGATVKATLLLTSLSESSAHTTALMTTDPGGPTQHADASSILPSPTESLSVTTLFVPTQFPSTSLPPTGYDVPTGADDADTSVAASTIPTTTATSTTSSSGVSSSPPLLTSTRPGAAILPSATSTTRQPYVCDIAIPDTYLVTAVLARRAILQNVSESIREVLRAQFRRSVELEVSGMKCTSTL from the exons atGGACTCAAAGGTGCACCAAAGCATATCAGGCAGCACAACACAAATGGCCTTAGCAAAAAGTACTTTGGAGTCCCaagaaagtaattttcttcaaaCGTTTTTATCATCAGTTACCACTCCCATTGATGTGACTTCATTTAACCAAGAAGAAATGGTCAGAATTTCAGAAGGGAGAAGTACACCATTGATAAATTTCTCCGTAACAAGCAGTGAGGCATTCTTAAGTGACGACAAATTTATTAGCCCATTTCCAAAGGTGCAGTGGACTCCTCCACTGAAGTCTTCTGCAATTTTAACAGATCATCACTCAGTTAATACAGCAGAGCTACCAAGAGAAACATTAGAAACTCCGTTACTAACACCTTCATTATCTGTCTTTTCTTCACCATACGACATCTTGagaacagcacagcagaagacTCCACTGAGTGCTGTCCTTGATTATAGTACCAGTCTCACAGAGTTGGAGCCTTTTGTACCAGACAGTGGAATACTGACTGCAAGCAGACACTTGCCATTGCACCCATCAGATACAG AAGCAGGATTTTCTCCAGAACATGATGTGGGCTCAGGTGATTATGCTGAAACTCTGTCATTCACAGCCTCTGAAGTACAAGGCATAACTCTGTCTACAACTGTAATTGCCGACAAATATGAGTTAGAAGAGCCTACACCTGAGGTATTTGATACTTCTTTTCCATCAAGACcagttgtttcattttcttcaagatttGCAGAAATCCCTGCttcaagtttgtttttattgagcACTGTGGACACTGCTCTTGATGACAGAAAACCTGCGAGCTCTCCTTCTTACCATGAGCTGCTCAGTGAAACCTCACTGGACATCTCTGCTGTCCAGTTTTCCCTGCCTGTCACAGGAACTGTGTCACTGGCACCAAACACTCATGTAGAGCATCCTGCTACCAGCAGTGTTCTGTTGGAGTCTGTGACCATCGCAAGCCACGCAGTTGCATCACTTGCAGTCAGCCCCACAACTTGGCTGGAGTCACCAGAACTTAAGCCATCagaatctgtatttttatttgataaGATATCTACAAGGGAAGAGCtgtctttaaatatttcagatttttcgCCCAAACTTTTATCAACACCATTTCTGATTGAACCTAGCTACTTACTTCTGTCATCAGCCGTGCTAACTTCTCACTCTGTCATGCAGAGTGATTTCTCAACACTGTTACCTCAGACCTTGTTGAGTGGAACACCAGTACTTTCTGAGGATGTTTCCAGCTGGGACTTAGCTACCGCTGTCAGCTCTGCCACTGACTCTGAgctgtctttgttttctgtcgGGCAAACCTCGTACTTTTATTCAAATACATTCTCTGTTCCAGGTGTGTATGTACCTGAAATAATGCCATCATCAAGTTTTCTTTCCAACTCGTCTGTGTTTCTGGAATCACCATCAGTATTGCTGGTGGGATCCGAAGCCATGTTTACCTCAGTTGTACCAGGAGCTACCTCTCAGTTAGagccttccccttcctccttgCAGTCCGTGGCTCCCACCCTGGTGCTGCCCTCTTCTGACACCGGGCCTCTTAGAAGCAGCGTCCTGCTTGATGAGACAAATCTGATCTCTGTGTTTACTACCTTCCCGACAACTCCTGTCTTAAATGTGTCTTCATCTCTGCTCTCAACTGGTCTGGCTTCGGATGAGGATATTGGTGCTACAGTTAAGGCCACGCTGCTTTTAACATCCCTCAGCGAGAGCAGCGCTCACACAACAGCCCTTATGACCACAGACCCTGGCGGCCCGACGCAGCATGCTGATGCCAGCAGCATTCTCCCCTCTCCTACAGAATCTCTGTCTGTGACCACATTGTTTGTTCCCACACAATTTCCCTCGACTTCCCTCCCCCCCACGGGGTACGACGTTCCAACGGGAGCTGATGATGCTGACACATCAGTTGCTGCCAGCACCATCCCCACCACCACTGCCACCAGCACCACAAGCAGTTCTGGTgtttcctcctcccctcctctgCTGACCTCCACTCGCCCTGGAGCCGCCATCCTCCCCTCTGCCACCAGCACCACCAGGCAGCCCTACGTCTGTGACATCGCGATTCCTGACACGTACCTCGTCACTGCTG TGCTGGCCCGAAGAGCTATTCTCCAAAACGTCAGTGAATCCATCAGAGAAGTGCTCAGAGCTCAGTTCAGGCGATCAGTAGAGCTAGAGGTAAGTGGCATGAAATGTACAAGCACTCTTTGA